A stretch of DNA from Phaeodactylum tricornutum CCAP 1055/1 chromosome 29, whole genome shotgun sequence:
GGTAAAGGCAAGTACTAATGTCAATAGATGTACTAGAGGGCAGTCACCTAGCTAGTGCCGGTGGAGTTTGTCGGATAAGATGCAAACCAGTACCTATTTTGCAAACTGAGGAGAGCGCGTCATGCTTGGCCGTGTCGCAGACCAGCTGTTGCATCGGTTTTTACACTACATTAGTTTCGCTTGATAGTCTCACAGGCAGTGAACACAGTGTCCGAAAAGACTGACGCACGTCAGTACCTGATCCCTAAGTCATGACAAACCAATGTACGAGCCGGCATCTTTCGAAGAAAAAAACAAAATTGTTTCGAACCGAAATTTGTTGGAGCTCGTCAACCTCATTCATCGCTGCGTTCACGCGTGCACAGCCGAGGCCTTTTATAAAACGCGGGGAATCTCGCGAAAACAATCCTCGAATCTAACCATCACTTCAACTACTACCATTGGTGGGTTGCTCCTGTCTCACTTACAGCATTTTGGTGGTGAGTTTGGTGAACCAGTCACAGCCCAGCACCGTCATTTGTCACACAGTTTGACAATTCATTGCCATACCACACCACAGCGCTCCCTCCTAGTGGAGCTTTTCATCTTTGCTTCCAAGGACAGGCAATGATCGTTGTAAAATCGGCGCTCCTGATTGTCTGTTTGGTGGCTACAGCATGCATTGGGTTCGTCTCATGCTTTCAGCCATACACATCCGCAATCCCTCCGCCTTGTACTTCCTCTGTCAGCTCATCTTCGGTCCGGCTAGAAGCCGCCGCGAGGTCATCGGATGCGCCACCGCTACGACGCAACCCTCCCCGTAAGATTTGTCTCATGGTGGAACCTACTCCGTTCACTCATGTTTCTGGATACGCGAATCGTTTCAAAGAAATGCTCAAATTCATGGCCAAAGCCGGCGACGAAGTTGACATTCTGACCGTCGACACCAAGACTCCCGCACACGAACTGCCCACCGCATGCAGTGGATTCTCCATCAAGCACACACAGGGCTTTACCTTTCCCCTTTACAATCAGATTTCCCTCACCTTTGATTTGCCAGAAATGAAAGGCGCCCAAATGCTGGAAAAATTCAAACCCGACCTCATTCACGTCACATCTCCCGGCTTCATGCTGTTCGCGTCTATTTTCTATGCGCGTGTCTTATGTATTCCTCTAGTTATGAGCTATCACACACACTTGCCGAGTTACGGCAAAAATTATCTTTCCTTCGTACCTGGTATTGAGAACTTTTGTTGGGAATTACTGCGCTGGGCACACGCCCGAGCGGATTTGACCCTGGTCACAAGTCCGCAAATGCAGGAAGAACTGACTCGCAACGGGATTCCTCGAGTGGACGTCTGGCGGAAAGGCATCGATACGGATCGATTTGATCCCAAATTTCGGTCCACTTCCATGCGGGAGAAAATGACTAGGGGCAATGCTGACGACTTTTTGATGGTCTATGTGGGACGGCTAGGAGCCGAAAAGCGTCTGAAAGACATCAAGCCCATGCTGGAACGAATGCCCAACGCGAGATTATGCATAGTTGGTAAGGGACCACAAGAAGAGGAACTTCATGACTATTTCAAGGGTACCAACACGGTGTTTACTGGTCAATTGGATGGCGATGAGCTATCGTCCGCCTTTGCGTCGGCTGATGTGTTTGTCATGCCTAGTGATTCCGAAACCTTGGGTTTTGTCGTTTTGGAGAGTATGGCGTCCGGTGTTCCCGTAGTTGGGGCCGCCGCAGGCGGCATTCCCGATATTATTGATGACGGTAAGACGGGATTTTTAGTTCCACCCGGAGATATTGCTGGCTTCGTATCGCGCCTCGAGAGTCTAAGGAATGCGAAATTCCGCACTCAAATGGCCAAGGCAGCCCGGAAAGAAACTGAACGGTGGGGGTGGGAGGCCGCTACCTCGTACTTGCGAAACGTTCAATACGAAAAGGCTCTTATCAACTTTCATTCCCGAGCGTTTGGGGGATTCGGGCGTCCACGATCCGGTACTATGTGGAGATTGCTTGGCTGGCGGATGCGCCGGGTGATACACAAGGTTGCCAAGCCTAAGGCCGTCTTTTCGTCCATTTGGAGAAAGCTATCGTTCGGACGCCAAGAAAATAGCAACAGTGGCAAGCCAGCGGCGGCATGAGCATACAGAATGCTCCACTATTTATTGTATTGTGCTTGTTTCTTCGGACCAAAACATTATATTCGGACTCTCGTAAAATGTGCTATGCAAGCAACTGGATTCTTTTCTCATAGTCAGTTCGGATTCCTCTTTGTAGCTACTGAAATCTCTGGAAGCCCACCGTCCTGGTGTTTTCTTGTAGAATCAACTTTTTTGGATAGATGGGTCTACAAGAGTCCGAGCTAGTTCGTTCCGTACCTTCGTTTATTTTTAGGCTGGCGGCTGACGATCAGACCTCGCAGTTATTGAGAGCAATGactacttactgttaactaTCTGACGGACGACGGGCAGGTCAATGACGTaatttgactgactgtgcGCTCTGTTCGCGATCGCGCCTACTAGATACTACTAGGTAGAAATGGTTGATTTTGTCTGACTCATCTTATCTTGTAAGAAAGCCTTCAAGAAACAACTTCGATATGACGAGACTCGCCAGAGAAATGGAGGCACTGGTTTTGTACCTTCTGCCTGATTTGCCCGTCACCATTGACATTCCAACATGATTTTACATGGTAAAACATACACTTCTTGTTACCCCGAAAGCAGTCGACTCTGCTCTAACGTTTCCAAAGCATTCAACAAGATGAGCTTACCTCGACAGCTTGCTGCTACAGTTTGCTTTTTGCTGGCTGCGAAAACGTCCTCTTTTTCACTAAGTTCATCTACGCGTACTGTACATCGCGAAAGTGGCCTGAAACCTCTGCATATGGCCGTCATTCCCGACCCCTCGTCATCCAGTCAAGGCTTGTATTCTACTTCTCTTCGAGCAACTGCTCTGGCCTCGACAGAAACCGAGACAACGGCTTCgaacaaagaaaaggaaaccAAGAAGCCTTCCTGGAACGACGACGGTTTTGTATTCGGTTTGGAGGGATCCGGTCTCGAACGTCCCAAAGGGCGAAATGCACAAATAGTTGTTGAGGGTGATTCTTTGGAAACGCAGCCCTTTCAAGTTGCAGCTGTTTCTGTCACATTTGCGGCACATGCGGGATTTTTGGTCAATTCATTTTCCGGCATGGTAGAAGCTTCCAGCGGCAATATTGCCTTGACGTCGATACACGCAATCGTGCTTACCCTCGTGAGCTGGGTGATTGCTGATTTTGGCTCGGGGGTCTTGCACTGGGCGACGGACAACTACGGCAACGGTAAAACACCCGTTATGGGAGGAATCATTGCAGCTTTTCAAGGGCACCACTCAGCACCTTGGACTATTGCACAGCGTGGATTTTGCAACAATGTATACAAGCTTTGCATTCCGTTCGGAATTGTACCCATGTTGGCTATTAACGCTATTGCCCCTCCGGATGTTGTCTTCTTTATGGCAACATTTTGTGTCTTTGAAATCATGTCGCAAGAATTTCACAAATGGTCTCATCAGCTTAAAAGCGAAACACCCGGTTGGGTGAATTGGCTACAGGATTCTGGGTTGACGATTGCTCGCAAGCCTCACGCATTGCATCACTTGGCACCCTTTGAAGGAAATTATTGCATCATTTCTGGAATTTGCAACCCAGTCTTGGATCAATCCGGGTTTTTTCGCCGACTTGAACGTGTCGTTTACAGTCTCAACGGTATCGAATCGAATGCTTGGAAGCTAGACCCAGCTTTACGGGAGCGAACTTTGTCAGGGGATTATAAGTTTCCGAAAGCAAGgtcatcatcatccaagCCGTAACTTTTCTTGTTGCATAGTCTGTGGTCTAGCTATCGCAAGATGTGCTGAGAGAATTCTTGCTCGTTGCCATTGACAACACTAAATCTCTGGCTACACTGGTTGATGGACGACTAGTACGTAAAACAGGGCCCGTAGGTGCGCGACAGTCGCTGGCATATGCAATCCCAGTTGGTACACGACGGCCGTTGACATCGCGTCTCATCCTTGTAAATTgatattgactgtgagctaaAACTATATTTACTGATTCGATAGTCATACTAGATATTATGCTGGAAGTGCAAGAACTTCGATATCATCGGGCATAGACAAACACTTCAGCTCTCGGCAAGTGGTTTGTGGCCGTGAATGAACTGGAATACGTCTGCGAAGGAGCGCAAGCTACAGCCAAATTTCCTCTCAAATTTCACGACGTACACCaccctttttcttcttgctgctgaagcTACTCCTGTCGCTGCTTTTTTTACTCTTGGTACTGCTGCTTTTTGCCTTTCCAGATTTAGCGCTCATACTACCCTTCTTCGAAGATTTCTCTGAAGCACCTCTTTTTCCTTTACCGGACTTTGTGGATACGGCACCAACGGTTGGCCTTGCAGACTCTTCCGGAGGGCAAATGGGCAAGCTTTCGTTGAACAAAGGTTCTTCCTTCGATTGGGTACTGAACCATGTGTGACGTCCGTCCAATAATTTGTTGTCCACCCACTGTTCAATCCCGAACTCTGGTGTTCGGATATTCTTTGAAGAATCTCGGGACGATTTGAAGCTTTTGTCCCCCTTGCCCTTTCCGATAGAATTGGCCATAGTCCCGCTTCCTGCTGGTCGGCATCTCTGTGTTGGAGACGGAGTTCCGTTCTGGCCATGCACATTTGTGGGCAGCATTGTTGGCGTGACGGTTGTACCCGGTGGAGCAGAGGTCGGAATTACTGTTGGTTCGCTCGGCGGAGTAATCGGTACTGATGTTGTAATTGAAGCCAAAGTCGGACGTTGGACTTCTAGTGTTGGCAGGTTTGTGCTTTCAGGAACACTATTCCTTGTCGGAAGCAGAGTATCATCTGTAGTTGGCGAAAAAGTAAGGTCAACAGTTGGAATTGGTATTTGGGTATTTGGCACAAAGGATCCCGGTGTAAACGAGGGAATACTCGTATCGGGTTGACCTGTTGAGGTGACTGTCGGTAACACCGAATTGGGGAAGTTAGTCGGACTTGAGGTTGGGGTTGCTGCGCGGGCCATACATTCAGAAGCATCGGCAATATTCCGACAAGTTCCCGTGCATAGGCCGCCGACGAAGCAGCCAGCCCCGACATCTTCGCGAAAGAGTCGGGGCCCGCTAGATGTACAAAACGAGGATTCGTAGCTACCAACAAAGTTCATCGCGTTTTCACCTGAAACGGTAGATTGGCTATCTGCGAACGCTACAAAATCCGACCTACTGTCTTGGATACATGATTGACTCAATTCAACAGAGCCACCCAGAAAAGCTAAAATTTCTCCCTAAATGGACGAAGCAAAAGATCAGTTGCATCGTAATAGTGATTTGAGGTTTCGTCACTGATTGTGAACAACTTACCGAAAAACCAAAGTTTTGGGTGAACTCAGATCGTTCGACAATTGCCGAGCCACCAATTACGAAGATGGAAGCGCTTGTCGAGCTCTACGAAAGGAAACTGGTTAAGGCAAGAAGTGACGTGAACAAAACGAGAGTCGTCTGTATTCTTACCGCTGCCGTGTTTTGGTTTATGGACGAATCAGTTATAGAGACAGCGGAGCCAATACCAGCTTGTAAAGCAAACAATAGACCTGAATTCCCTGAGATTGTTGAACCTACTACTTCCACGATTGCTCCGGATTGTGCTGATATTGCAGTCCACTCCATAGGACTGAGATCGTTGGAAAATAAGCTGACATTTCTCACAACTAAACCGCTTCCTTCTTGTTCCGCATAAAATGCGTCTGCAAGGCGGCTCATTGAAAAAATGTTCACATCTGCAACTTGCTGCTCCGCCGAGTTAGTTGTGTATGTTATCGAATCCAAAgatcctttggaaattgAGGACTCCCTAAGCCGCGAAACGCCTCCATTGGCCGTGGCAATGAAAGAGGCAGCATTTAATCCTTCAACCTGAATATTTCTGATATTTAGAAAGCCGCCGTCGTTGTCAAAGAAGACTCCTGTTGTGCCGCCATTGACGATACTGTCATTGATTTCGATCATCATTGGCTCCGACCCCGGCTCCCCTGTACTTTGAAGTATGACGAAATCGCTCATAAAGTCCTGTGATTTGTGTTTGAATTTGTGAGAAGCGATTGGACATCTTATTTGTAGTTGGCATTCAAAACGGAAAAAACGTACACGAAACAAAGCGTCACGGAAAATCGCAGAAGTGGGCTTCGAAGCAAAAGCAGCAATCGCAGTACCCCTACTTTCAGAATTCTGGTTGAAACCAGAGAATGTCAACCCAGAGAAAGTAATTCGTTCTAGAGGATATGAATTCAAAAGTGAGTCTACAATGAGGACTTGCTGGCTACCTCCGAAAAGAACGCAACTGTCATTCGCCTCCCCGTTTGAGCCACACGCGAAAGAAACATCACTTAAAATCGGCTGCAAAGGCTCATTTGAGACATCAAATATTGTCTGCGGACAAAGCGTATAGGTGTAACTGTCTTCAGGAAGTTTTTCGCCGTCACTGATTCGTGCTAACTCGGCCCTCATGTCATTGTTGATCGATGCAATTGTTGTGTAGCCGGTCAAACCCTCTGCTTGAGGGCATGCTACAGTCTGAGCCACGGCGTCATTGAAACCCCAGGCTAGCGCAATTACAAATGTTACTATGGTAACAGTAACCTTTGGGAAAAGCGCCATTGTCGTAAATTCACGGGTAAAGGAGATTTCTGTTCGTGCAAACCGCTCGATGCTGAATTCCACAATTCGAATTTTAGGCAGGCCTCCGAAATGTGAGCGCTATCACCAAAAAAACACGCAACGCACTACATAATTGTGGCGTTATCTTCATTCACGACTAAATTTATCGTTCCCAAGAATCAGACGCCAATTTACAGGCAatagttgactgtgaaagcgAGTTGTTTGCTGTTACTTTACCCTTACTGTTCATTCATTGTGAACACGTTTTACCATTTTTGACAACTCGAATCAGGCTGTAAGTCAGTACCGATTGTGTcacgattcacagtcaagattTTATTTCCGTTAGTTGGTAGGAAACAGCTTACTCTTTCTAGCTAGTAATATGTTTTCAAATGTACACTAGGTGCATGAAAATTGTGAGAGAACACGTTTGTGTCAATCCATCTTTGCATCTCTCCAGAACACAGTTGGCGTTGGAGATGAGAATTGCCTATACGCTATTTTAAAACGCATTCCAATAGAGAGATTTTCTACTAGATGATTCGATGTCATTCTTCGTTTCTCAGGACCGTCTCGAGAGATTCCCCAGAGAGCAATTTCTTTAAATACgaacttttccatttgctttgTATAGAAAGAAAACacattttacagttaaaaaaGACCGATGTTTGTTTCCCCTTAACATAAGTTCGAAGAGAATACGATAAAAAATCTCACAATCACATGTTACCGTAAATAgcgtttcactgtcagttctGTGGTCCCATTGTATTCCATTTCTTCTGTGACTTCTATGAAATCATTTCTGGagtcactgactgtgacgttgTCCTCAAGTTTTCTTCTattcattttcattttgctGTCACTACCATTCTTGTTACCCGCGCTGCCCTTTCCGCTCTTACCACCTTTGCCACTATTGCTGCTTCTGCTCGATCCTTTTCCCGTTGGTGGAAGGCTTAGGGTCGGACTATGTGAGGGCTGGCAGAAAGGGTCAAATTGCGGATCGTCTGGAAGCAAATTTTTGACAGTAAGTTTAGAAAATGCATTGTGCCACTTTATAAATAGAAGTGCTCAAGTTTGGCCTTACCTTGTTTGGACGACGAATCTTTGCCCTTTCCACTGCCCTTTCCCTTGCCTTTGGCACTCTTCTTCGATTTTTTTGAGCTTTTTGAACTGCCTTTCCCCTTTCCGATTCCTAGAATAGGCGGCGCGGTACTGCAGGATGGCTTGGAACTTGGAAACTCGCTTGTCTTTTCTGTCGGTCGAAACGATGGAGCGAAGCTGACCGAACCT
This window harbors:
- the SQD2 gene encoding glycosyl transferase, group 1 (Catalysis of the reaction: UDP-sulfoquinovose + 1,2-diacylglycerol = sulfoquinovosyldiacylglycerol + UDP.), which codes for MIVVKSALLIVCLVATACIGFVSCFQPYTSAIPPPCTSSVSSSSVRLEAAARSSDAPPLRRNPPRKICLMVEPTPFTHVSGYANRFKEMLKFMAKAGDEVDILTVDTKTPAHELPTACSGFSIKHTQGFTFPLYNQISLTFDLPEMKGAQMLEKFKPDLIHVTSPGFMLFASIFYARVLCIPLVMSYHTHLPSYGKNYLSFVPGIENFCWELLRWAHARADLTLVTSPQMQEELTRNGIPRVDVWRKGIDTDRFDPKFRSTSMREKMTRGNADDFLMVYVGRLGAEKRLKDIKPMLERMPNARLCIVGKGPQEEELHDYFKGTNTVFTGQLDGDELSSAFASADVFVMPSDSETLGFVVLESMASGVPVVGAAAGGIPDIIDDGKTGFLVPPGDIAGFVSRLESLRNAKFRTQMAKAARKETERWGWEAATSYLRNVQYEKALINFHSRAFGGFGRPRSGTMWRLLGWRMRRVIHKVAKPKAVFSSIWRKLSFGRQENSNSGKPAAA
- a CDS encoding predicted protein encodes the protein WVIADFGSGVLHWATDNYGNGKTPVMGGIIAAFQGHHSAPWTIAQRGFCNNVYKLCIPFGIVPMLAINAIAPPDVVFFMATFCVFEIMSQEFHKWSHQLKSETPGWVNWLQDSGLTIARKPHALHHLAPFEGNYCIISGICNPVLDQSGFFRRLERVVYSLNGIESNAW
- a CDS encoding predicted protein: MALFPKVTVTIVTFVIALAWGFNDAVAQTVACPQAEGLTGYTTIASINNDMRAELARISDGEKLPEDSYTYTLCPQTIFDVSNEPLQPILSDVSFACGSNGEANDSCVLFGGSQQVLIVDSLLNSYPLERITFSGLTFSGFNQNSESRGTAIAAFASKPTSAIFRDALFRDFMSDFVILQSTGEPGSEPMMIEINDSIVNGGTTGVFFDNDGGFLNIRNIQVEGLNAASFIATANGGVSRLRESSISKGSLDSITYTTNSAEQQVADVNIFSMSRLADAFYAEQEGSGLVVRNVSLFSNDLSPMEWTAISAQSGAIVEVVGSTISGNSGLLFALQAGIGSAVSITDSSINQNTAASSTSASIFVIGGSAIVERSEFTQNFGFSGEILAFLGGSVELSQSCIQDSRSDFVAFADSQSTVSGENAMNFVGSYESSFCTSSGPRLFREDVGAGCFVGGLCTGTCRNIADASECMARAATPTSSPTNFPNSVLPTVTSTGQPDTSIPSFTPGSFVPNTQIPIPTVDLTFSPTTDDTLLPTRNSVPESTNLPTLEVQRPTLASITTSVPITPPSEPTVIPTSAPPGTTVTPTMLPTNVHGQNGTPSPTQRCRPAGSGTMANSIGKGKGDKSFKSSRDSSKNIRTPEFGIEQWVDNKLLDGRHTWFSTQSKEEPLFNESLPICPPEESARPTVGAVSTKSGKGKRGASEKSSKKGSMSAKSGKAKSSSTKSKKSSDRSSFSSKKKKGGVRREI